Proteins encoded by one window of Kribbella flavida DSM 17836:
- a CDS encoding Fur family transcriptional regulator, whose translation MATQPLGPAEVTALRLRERGERVTPARLAVVEVLAGTAEHLSAEQIGERAEQLRPGIHRATVYRALDALGEFGLVTHVHLGRAGTTYHLAGELAPRHLHLRCSECGTVLDAPGDTLEQTRRKLQRDLGFRLAPEQVALVGVCADCAD comes from the coding sequence ATGGCGACTCAACCGTTGGGCCCGGCCGAGGTCACCGCGTTGCGGCTCCGGGAACGGGGCGAGCGGGTCACTCCGGCCCGGCTCGCCGTCGTCGAGGTGCTGGCGGGCACGGCCGAGCACCTCAGCGCGGAGCAGATCGGCGAGCGGGCCGAGCAGCTCCGGCCGGGCATCCACCGCGCGACGGTGTACCGGGCGCTGGACGCGCTCGGCGAGTTCGGCCTGGTGACGCACGTCCACCTCGGCCGGGCCGGTACGACGTACCACCTCGCCGGTGAGCTGGCGCCCCGCCACCTGCACCTGCGCTGCTCCGAGTGCGGCACCGTGCTGGACGCCCCGGGCGACACGCTGGAGCAGACCCGCCGCAAGCTCCAGCGCGACCTCGGCTTCCGGCTCGCCCCCGAGCAGGTCGCCCTCGTCGGCGTCTGCGCCGACTGCGCCGACTGA
- a CDS encoding DUF4190 domain-containing protein gives MTQPPVPLEPARLLPSAESWLDGVPVPAQRRLDRFAVAALAFSLPGLVPVGLTLAAVALRRIRRNGSRGRPAALAALAISGCWVIAIAVAAALGLYGERQAGIGRSVAIAEVRVAQCFDADLAAETLRVVRLADCAAAHSGEAYAKVRAAMTGLSTQQKGASATQHCATAFREFVGTSYEQSALDMYYVVLEDQAVADGNVLCMVGGERLTGTMRGSQR, from the coding sequence ATGACCCAACCGCCCGTGCCGCTCGAGCCTGCGCGGTTGCTGCCGTCGGCTGAGTCCTGGCTGGACGGCGTGCCTGTGCCCGCGCAACGCCGGCTCGACCGGTTCGCGGTCGCGGCGCTGGCCTTCAGCCTGCCGGGGCTGGTTCCGGTCGGGCTGACGCTGGCGGCGGTCGCGCTCCGGCGGATCCGCCGCAACGGCAGCCGGGGCCGGCCGGCGGCCCTCGCGGCGCTGGCGATCAGTGGCTGCTGGGTGATCGCGATCGCCGTCGCCGCCGCGCTCGGCCTGTACGGCGAACGGCAGGCCGGCATCGGGCGGTCGGTGGCGATCGCCGAGGTACGGGTCGCGCAGTGCTTCGACGCGGACCTGGCGGCCGAGACGCTGCGGGTGGTCCGCCTCGCCGACTGCGCCGCGGCGCACTCCGGCGAGGCGTACGCGAAGGTGCGGGCGGCGATGACCGGGTTGTCGACGCAGCAGAAGGGCGCGTCGGCGACCCAGCACTGCGCGACCGCCTTCCGCGAGTTCGTCGGCACGTCGTACGAGCAGTCGGCACTGGACATGTACTACGTCGTGCTGGAGGATCAGGCTGTTGCTGACGGCAACGTGCTGTGCATGGTGGGCGGCGAACGCCTGACGGGGACCATGCGCGGATCGCAGCGCTGA
- a CDS encoding glycoside hydrolase family 2 TIM barrel-domain containing protein, producing the protein MPVTYDHSYVEDFAPGAGVLAPRAWLDDDSARLALTGDWSFRLSPGLADAPDDLTDPDTSAWDTISVPGHWQLQGYGAPAYTNVVYPFPLEPPFVPTDNPTGDYVRAVTVPADWAGARIVLRFEGVDSRFAVHVDGRLVGWSSGSRLPSEFDLTDLVAPGKEIRIAVRVHQWSAGSYVEDQDMWWLSGIFREVNLLALRPSAPTDVFVRAAYDHVDGAGTLVVESDVPGTVVVPELGLEVPTGEHVRLDRVEPWSAESPKLYDGVVRTDGGEVRLRIGFRTIAIVDGVLTVNGNRVLFNGVNRHEFHPDRGRALTEQDMLDDVLLMKRAGINAVRTSHYPPHPHFLDLCDLHGLYVVDECDLETHGFGYEPQPPNLPNPVMDERFRDDLVERMRRMVERDKNHPSIVLWSLGNECGMGDNLRAMYDVAKDRDPSRPVHYERDTQAEFVDVYSQMYTSLEDVEKIGEDPSSYRGLPFILCEYGHAMGNGPGGLSDYRELFERYPRCQGGFIWEWIDHGLRTSVDGRQFFAYGGDFGETIHDGNFVCDGLLFPDRTPSPGMLEYVKVIEPLVITADGAGGVSITNRYEVLDTSHLTFELVTEINGEGVGFGTLPVPAIGPGETTSVQLPPGTIKQREANRPETWLTVTARLTEGTAWAEAGHRVAWGQLRLDDPAAADSAAAGPAAGTGSDASVAPGAVVQGTAGAHGITVGAISNARLDVWRAPTDNDAIPGVAEAWKEAGLHRVQHRVVSAGENGSAWEVVTRTAPPALQWGLISTWRWTRVHDAIQLDLAVRPEGQFPATLPRLGITFELPKVDSVEWFGAGPSEAYVDTRAAAAVGKYSASVAQLQTPYVRPQENGHRIDTRWAVLTGQETLRIEAALDLFGLTVRDWTSKDLEDAKHTVDLTAGDTTYVTLDLAQAGIGSNSCGPALPDKYRLHTAPASLSVRFS; encoded by the coding sequence ATGCCTGTGACCTACGACCACAGCTACGTCGAAGACTTCGCCCCGGGCGCCGGAGTGCTGGCCCCGCGCGCCTGGCTGGACGACGACTCCGCCCGGCTCGCGCTGACCGGTGACTGGAGCTTCCGGCTCTCGCCCGGCCTGGCCGACGCGCCCGACGACCTCACCGATCCCGACACCAGCGCCTGGGACACGATCAGCGTGCCGGGACACTGGCAGCTGCAGGGGTACGGCGCCCCGGCGTACACGAACGTGGTCTACCCGTTCCCGCTGGAACCGCCGTTCGTGCCCACCGACAACCCGACCGGCGACTACGTCCGGGCGGTGACGGTGCCGGCCGACTGGGCCGGGGCCCGGATCGTGCTGCGGTTCGAGGGCGTGGACTCGCGGTTCGCGGTGCACGTCGACGGCCGGCTGGTCGGCTGGTCCTCGGGCTCGCGGCTGCCGAGCGAGTTCGACCTGACCGATCTGGTTGCCCCAGGCAAGGAAATCCGGATCGCCGTCCGGGTGCACCAGTGGTCGGCCGGCAGCTACGTCGAGGACCAGGACATGTGGTGGCTGTCCGGGATCTTCCGGGAGGTCAACCTGCTGGCACTGCGGCCGTCCGCGCCGACCGACGTGTTCGTGCGCGCGGCGTACGACCACGTCGACGGCGCCGGCACGCTGGTGGTCGAGTCCGACGTGCCCGGCACCGTGGTCGTGCCCGAGCTGGGCCTGGAGGTGCCGACCGGCGAGCACGTCCGGCTGGACCGGGTCGAGCCGTGGAGCGCCGAGAGCCCGAAGCTGTACGACGGCGTCGTACGCACCGACGGCGGCGAGGTCCGGCTGCGGATCGGCTTCCGGACCATCGCGATCGTCGACGGTGTGCTCACCGTGAACGGCAACCGGGTGCTGTTCAACGGCGTCAACCGGCACGAGTTCCACCCCGACCGCGGCCGGGCGCTGACCGAGCAGGACATGCTCGACGACGTGCTGCTGATGAAGCGCGCCGGCATCAACGCGGTCCGCACCAGCCACTACCCGCCGCACCCGCACTTCCTCGACCTGTGCGACCTGCACGGCCTGTACGTCGTGGACGAGTGCGACCTGGAGACGCACGGCTTCGGGTACGAGCCGCAGCCGCCGAACCTGCCGAACCCGGTGATGGACGAGCGGTTCCGCGACGACCTGGTCGAGCGGATGCGGCGGATGGTCGAGCGGGACAAGAACCACCCGAGCATCGTGCTCTGGTCGCTCGGCAACGAGTGCGGGATGGGCGACAACCTGCGGGCGATGTACGACGTCGCGAAGGACCGGGACCCGTCCCGGCCGGTGCACTACGAGCGCGACACCCAGGCGGAGTTCGTCGACGTGTACTCGCAGATGTACACCTCGCTGGAGGACGTCGAGAAGATCGGCGAGGACCCGTCGTCGTACCGGGGGCTGCCGTTCATCCTGTGCGAGTACGGGCACGCGATGGGCAACGGGCCGGGCGGGCTGTCGGACTACCGGGAGCTGTTCGAGCGGTACCCGCGCTGCCAGGGCGGGTTCATCTGGGAGTGGATCGACCACGGGCTGCGCACGTCGGTGGACGGGCGGCAGTTCTTCGCCTACGGCGGTGACTTCGGCGAGACGATCCACGACGGCAACTTCGTCTGCGACGGGCTGCTGTTCCCGGACCGGACGCCGTCGCCGGGCATGCTGGAGTACGTCAAGGTGATCGAGCCGCTGGTGATCACGGCGGACGGGGCCGGCGGGGTGTCGATCACCAACCGGTACGAGGTGCTGGACACCAGCCACCTGACCTTCGAGCTGGTCACCGAGATCAACGGCGAGGGCGTGGGCTTCGGAACGCTGCCGGTGCCGGCGATCGGGCCGGGGGAGACCACCTCCGTGCAGCTGCCGCCGGGGACGATCAAGCAGCGCGAGGCCAACCGGCCGGAGACCTGGTTGACCGTCACCGCCCGCCTGACTGAAGGCACCGCCTGGGCCGAGGCCGGTCACCGCGTCGCCTGGGGCCAGCTCCGCCTGGACGACCCGGCTGCCGCCGATTCGGCTGCCGCTGGTCCTGCGGCAGGCACCGGCTCTGACGCGTCCGTGGCGCCCGGTGCTGTGGTCCAGGGCACTGCGGGTGCGCACGGCATCACCGTCGGCGCGATCAGCAACGCGCGCCTCGACGTGTGGCGGGCGCCGACCGACAACGACGCCATCCCGGGCGTGGCCGAGGCCTGGAAGGAAGCCGGCCTGCACCGCGTGCAGCACCGGGTCGTCTCCGCCGGTGAGAACGGATCGGCTTGGGAGGTCGTCACTCGCACCGCGCCGCCCGCGCTGCAGTGGGGCCTGATCTCCACCTGGCGCTGGACCCGCGTGCACGATGCGATCCAGCTCGACCTGGCCGTGCGGCCGGAGGGCCAGTTCCCGGCGACGCTGCCGCGGCTCGGTATCACGTTCGAGCTGCCGAAGGTCGACAGCGTCGAGTGGTTCGGCGCCGGCCCGAGCGAGGCGTACGTCGATACCCGCGCGGCCGCCGCCGTCGGCAAGTACTCCGCGTCCGTGGCGCAGCTGCAGACGCCGTACGTGCGCCCCCAGGAGAACGGGCACCGGATCGACACCCGCTGGGCCGTGCTGACCGGCCAGGAAACTCTGCGGATCGAGGCGGCTCTCGACCTGTTCGGGCTGACCGTGCGCGACTGGACCAGCAAGGACCTGGAGGACGCGAAGCACACCGTCGACCTGACGGCCGGCGACACGACGTACGTGACGCTGGACCTGGCTCAGGCGGGCATCGGCTCCAACTCCTGCGGCCCGGCGCTGCCCGACAAGTACAGACTGCACACCGCGCCGGCGTCGTTGTCGGTCCGGTTCAGCTGA
- the tmk gene encoding dTMP kinase, whose product MPEVYDPLTDPAPAHDLRAVLRIRAFRRLWIAFGLSSLGDWIGLLALTAMAKSFAGDDYQAANFAIGGVLFLRVLPALVMGPVAGWVADRLDRRWTMILGDLIRAAFFVSIPLVGTLTWVLVATVLIEIVSLVWGPAKDASVPNLVPRHRLEAANQLSLITTYGSALPAAAIFTAITLVTRGFGEFSIDLAVYVNAATFLVSGLAIVSVAEIGRAGRHEHEDHPTLWRTMVEGWSYVTGTPVVRGLVVGISGAFAAGAVVIGLGRTYVEDLDAGDPGYGVLFGAVFGGLALGMGFAPRLFSGLSRRRLFAAGLVGSGIGLAGLALIQQIEIATMIAILLGFCAGASWVSGYTLLGLEVPDNVRGRTFAFVQSAVRTVLALTLAVAPFVAGAIGRRTWSVGDRSVSYNGAALTMLIAAVLAGVIGLVAWRQMDDRPGVPFWRDLRRSFGKTPGVYPTTGLFIAFEGGEGAGKSTQSALLVKWLEERGQHVLLTREPGATDLGKTLRQIVLDPATGDISHRAEALIYAADKAEHVDSVIKPALKAGTVVITDRYVDSALAYQGSGRDLDLADVERVNRWATDDLRPNLTILLDLPPKSGLGRFEERDRIEAQSADFHERVRAAFLELAAAEPQHYLVLDATQDREQLAAQIQARLLPMLPKVG is encoded by the coding sequence GTGCCGGAGGTGTATGACCCGTTGACCGATCCTGCACCGGCGCATGATCTGCGGGCGGTGCTGCGGATCCGGGCGTTCCGGCGCCTGTGGATCGCCTTCGGGCTGTCCAGTCTCGGTGACTGGATCGGGCTGCTCGCGCTGACCGCGATGGCCAAGTCGTTCGCCGGCGACGACTACCAGGCGGCCAACTTCGCGATCGGCGGCGTGCTGTTCCTGCGGGTGCTGCCGGCGCTGGTGATGGGCCCGGTGGCCGGCTGGGTCGCGGACCGGCTGGACCGGCGCTGGACGATGATTCTCGGCGACCTGATCCGGGCCGCGTTCTTCGTCAGCATCCCGCTGGTCGGCACGCTCACCTGGGTCCTGGTCGCCACCGTGCTGATCGAGATCGTCAGCCTGGTCTGGGGCCCGGCCAAGGACGCCAGCGTGCCGAACCTGGTGCCCCGGCACCGCCTCGAGGCCGCGAACCAGCTCAGCCTGATCACGACGTACGGCAGTGCGCTGCCGGCGGCGGCGATCTTCACCGCGATCACGCTGGTCACCCGCGGCTTCGGCGAGTTCTCCATCGACCTGGCCGTCTACGTCAACGCGGCGACGTTCCTGGTCAGCGGGCTGGCGATCGTCTCGGTCGCGGAGATCGGCCGGGCCGGCCGGCACGAGCACGAGGACCACCCGACTCTGTGGCGCACGATGGTCGAGGGCTGGTCCTACGTCACCGGTACGCCGGTCGTGCGCGGTCTGGTGGTCGGCATCTCCGGCGCGTTCGCCGCCGGCGCGGTGGTGATCGGCCTCGGCCGCACGTACGTCGAGGACCTGGACGCCGGCGACCCGGGCTACGGCGTGCTGTTCGGCGCGGTCTTCGGTGGGCTGGCGCTGGGCATGGGATTCGCGCCCCGGCTGTTCTCCGGGCTGTCCCGGCGCCGGCTGTTCGCGGCCGGGCTGGTCGGCTCCGGGATCGGGCTGGCTGGGCTGGCGCTGATCCAGCAGATCGAGATCGCGACGATGATCGCGATTCTGCTCGGGTTCTGCGCGGGCGCCTCCTGGGTCTCCGGCTACACCCTGCTCGGCCTCGAGGTGCCGGACAACGTGCGCGGCCGGACGTTCGCGTTCGTGCAGTCGGCGGTCCGGACCGTGCTCGCGCTGACCCTGGCGGTGGCGCCGTTCGTCGCGGGGGCGATCGGCCGGCGGACCTGGTCGGTCGGCGACCGCTCGGTCAGCTACAACGGCGCCGCGCTGACGATGCTGATCGCCGCGGTCCTGGCCGGTGTGATCGGCCTGGTCGCCTGGCGGCAGATGGACGACCGCCCGGGTGTTCCGTTCTGGCGCGACCTGCGGCGCAGCTTCGGCAAGACCCCCGGCGTCTACCCGACCACCGGCCTGTTCATCGCGTTCGAGGGCGGCGAGGGCGCGGGCAAGTCGACCCAGTCCGCGCTGCTGGTGAAGTGGCTCGAGGAGCGCGGCCAGCACGTGCTGCTCACCCGCGAGCCGGGTGCGACCGACCTCGGCAAGACGCTGCGGCAGATCGTGCTCGATCCGGCCACCGGCGACATCTCGCACCGGGCGGAGGCCCTGATCTACGCCGCCGACAAGGCCGAGCACGTCGACTCGGTGATCAAGCCGGCGCTGAAGGCCGGGACCGTCGTGATCACCGACCGGTACGTCGACTCCGCGCTGGCCTACCAGGGCTCCGGCCGCGACCTGGACCTGGCCGATGTCGAGCGGGTGAACCGCTGGGCCACCGACGACCTCCGGCCGAACCTGACGATCCTGCTGGACCTGCCGCCGAAGAGCGGGCTCGGCCGGTTCGAGGAGCGGGACCGGATCGAGGCGCAGTCCGCGGACTTCCACGAACGGGTTCGGGCGGCGTTCCTGGAGCTGGCGGCCGCGGAGCCGCAGCACTACCTGGTGCTCGACGCGACCCAGGACCGAGAGCAGCTCGCCGCGCAGATCCAGGCCCGGCTGCTGCCGATGCTGCCGAAGGTGGGATGA
- a CDS encoding biotin transporter BioY produces MTTAVPLPAQRPIVLADVLGRSRTRDAVLVLTAALFTAALAQIAIPVPGSPVPITGQTLAVVLTAAALGPHRGLAGQGLYLLLGAVGLPFYSEASGGFEVIAGATGGYLIGFLPAAYLIGLAARHQLDRAPWKALPLFIAGQAIIFAVGVPWLAVTADLSASAALDAGFYPFVLGGLIKAAVAGVVLPGLWKLTDRTSH; encoded by the coding sequence GTGACCACCGCCGTGCCCCTGCCCGCTCAGCGCCCGATCGTGCTCGCCGACGTCCTGGGAAGGTCGCGGACCCGCGACGCCGTCCTGGTGCTCACCGCGGCGCTGTTCACCGCCGCGCTGGCGCAGATCGCGATCCCGGTGCCGGGCTCCCCGGTGCCGATCACCGGCCAGACGCTGGCCGTCGTGCTCACCGCCGCCGCGCTCGGCCCGCACCGCGGCCTGGCCGGCCAGGGCCTGTACCTGCTGCTCGGCGCGGTCGGCCTGCCGTTCTACAGCGAGGCCTCCGGTGGCTTCGAGGTCATCGCCGGGGCGACCGGTGGTTACCTGATCGGCTTCCTGCCCGCCGCCTACCTGATCGGTCTGGCCGCCCGCCACCAGCTGGACCGTGCGCCGTGGAAGGCGCTGCCGCTGTTCATCGCGGGCCAGGCGATCATCTTCGCCGTCGGCGTCCCGTGGCTGGCCGTCACCGCCGACCTCAGCGCGTCCGCCGCGCTCGACGCCGGCTTCTACCCCTTCGTGCTCGGCGGACTGATCAAGGCCGCCGTCGCCGGCGTCGTCCTGCCCGGCCTCTGGAAGCTGACCGACCGCACCAGCCACTGA
- a CDS encoding zinc-binding dehydrogenase, whose protein sequence is MTVPAMMRALVYDPPQSVRMSKIAVPDPGPSDALVAVEYSSLNWVEVARMELVHRPGDVVGRDSAGTVVRAAADGSGPAVGSRVVGFRPGAWAEYQAVGTVDLAVVPGEVDLAAAAALPGAAVSALQAVRRLGAHLCPGIPPGDAPGDQSLEGHRVLVTGASGGVGRAATQLAALTGAEVVAAVGAPERGAGLLELGAAEVVTDLAGVAPVNAVLDMVGGETLTAAYGLLKGGGLALSIGSAGGATSSFDFEAARLRGGRRAVEAFAVSTPFGPDLEHLLQLLSAGLFDPQIGWQGSWHQVDEASTALLGRKVRGKAVLAID, encoded by the coding sequence ATGACCGTTCCCGCCATGATGCGTGCCCTCGTCTACGACCCTCCACAGAGCGTCCGGATGAGCAAGATCGCCGTTCCGGACCCTGGCCCGTCCGACGCGCTCGTCGCGGTCGAGTACTCCAGCCTCAACTGGGTCGAGGTGGCCCGGATGGAGCTGGTGCACCGACCGGGTGACGTGGTCGGCCGCGACTCGGCCGGGACCGTCGTCCGTGCGGCCGCGGACGGTTCGGGCCCGGCCGTGGGTAGCCGGGTGGTCGGGTTCCGCCCGGGCGCCTGGGCGGAGTACCAGGCCGTCGGCACCGTCGATCTCGCCGTCGTACCGGGCGAGGTGGACCTCGCCGCGGCTGCCGCCCTGCCCGGCGCGGCCGTGAGCGCCTTGCAGGCCGTACGCCGGCTCGGCGCGCACCTGTGTCCCGGCATCCCCCCAGGCGACGCGCCTGGTGATCAGTCGCTCGAGGGCCATCGCGTCCTGGTCACCGGGGCCTCCGGCGGTGTCGGTCGTGCGGCGACTCAGCTGGCCGCGCTGACCGGTGCCGAGGTGGTAGCGGCGGTCGGCGCACCCGAGCGAGGAGCCGGGCTGCTTGAGCTGGGCGCCGCCGAAGTCGTCACCGACCTGGCAGGCGTCGCTCCAGTGAACGCCGTGCTGGACATGGTCGGCGGTGAGACGCTGACCGCGGCGTACGGGCTGCTGAAGGGCGGTGGGCTCGCACTGTCCATCGGCAGCGCGGGTGGTGCGACATCCAGCTTCGACTTCGAGGCCGCCCGGCTGCGTGGCGGGCGGCGAGCGGTCGAGGCGTTCGCGGTGAGCACACCGTTCGGCCCGGACCTGGAACACCTGCTGCAACTCCTGTCGGCCGGACTCTTCGACCCCCAGATCGGCTGGCAGGGCTCATGGCACCAGGTGGACGAGGCCAGCACCGCTCTGCTCGGCCGGAAGGTCCGAGGGAAAGCGGTGCTGGCGATCGACTGA
- a CDS encoding putative quinol monooxygenase, giving the protein MLIIAGHVQVDPVRRDEFVAAHTDLVRRARQAPGCLDVAITADPVDPGRVNNFERWESQESLDAWRAVAAAPDTGIAFRSVHVELYDATGARPPFG; this is encoded by the coding sequence ATGCTGATCATCGCTGGACACGTACAGGTGGATCCCGTGCGCCGCGACGAGTTCGTCGCGGCGCACACGGACCTGGTACGCCGGGCGCGGCAGGCGCCGGGCTGCCTCGACGTGGCGATCACCGCGGACCCGGTCGATCCCGGCCGGGTCAACAACTTCGAGCGCTGGGAGTCGCAGGAGTCCCTGGACGCCTGGCGCGCGGTGGCGGCCGCACCGGACACCGGGATCGCTTTCCGGAGCGTGCACGTCGAGCTGTACGACGCGACCGGCGCCCGTCCGCCGTTCGGCTGA
- a CDS encoding DUF4190 domain-containing protein has translation MTQPPSGGDRPQDTPRSFPSYTESGRPRLQDTPAPFVPPYSPPQQPPGQPFHQPPFQQQPSHQQPFPQQLDPRYPPVHGQPPYGYGYGFPGVPSRATNGLAVAAMATGLASVLFTIAAPVAVGLGIAALVQIKRRNETGTAQAVVGLVVGGLVTLVAGGLVVAMIVFGLTDDDSYSAGIPQPSSSATGASDPDGIYIDGLVVGECFDDTGVEDEVKRQPCNGPHDGELYAVVTLPDHAWPGDRRMGDQAEAACDERFEQYVGISADESELEPVSWFPDAAGWRGGDHDVYCTTYGPDEDRLDRTVKDSKR, from the coding sequence ATGACACAACCGCCGTCCGGGGGCGACCGGCCGCAGGACACGCCACGGAGCTTTCCGTCGTACACGGAGTCCGGCCGGCCGCGGCTGCAGGACACCCCGGCGCCGTTCGTGCCGCCGTACTCGCCGCCGCAGCAGCCCCCGGGGCAGCCGTTCCACCAGCCCCCCTTCCAGCAGCAGCCATCGCACCAGCAGCCGTTTCCCCAGCAGCTCGATCCGCGCTACCCGCCGGTGCACGGGCAGCCGCCGTACGGGTACGGGTACGGGTTCCCGGGGGTGCCGAGCCGGGCCACCAACGGGCTGGCGGTCGCGGCGATGGCGACCGGGCTGGCCAGCGTCCTGTTCACGATCGCCGCGCCGGTCGCGGTCGGGCTGGGCATCGCCGCGCTGGTGCAGATCAAGCGGCGCAACGAGACCGGCACCGCGCAGGCGGTCGTCGGACTCGTCGTCGGCGGCCTCGTCACGCTGGTCGCCGGCGGGCTCGTCGTCGCGATGATCGTCTTCGGTCTCACCGACGACGACAGCTACTCGGCAGGGATCCCGCAGCCCTCGAGCAGCGCCACCGGCGCGAGCGACCCGGACGGCATCTACATCGACGGGCTGGTCGTCGGTGAGTGCTTCGACGACACCGGCGTCGAGGACGAGGTCAAGCGGCAGCCCTGCAACGGTCCGCACGACGGGGAGCTGTACGCGGTGGTGACGCTGCCGGACCACGCCTGGCCGGGCGACCGGAGGATGGGCGACCAGGCCGAGGCCGCGTGCGACGAGCGGTTCGAGCAGTACGTGGGGATCAGCGCCGACGAGTCCGAGCTGGAGCCGGTCAGCTGGTTCCCCGACGCGGCGGGCTGGCGCGGCGGCGACCACGACGTCTACTGCACGACCTACGGCCCCGACGAAGACCGCCTCGACCGCACGGTCAAGGACAGCAAGCGCTGA
- a CDS encoding DNA polymerase III subunit delta' — protein sequence MTVWDDLVGQEPAVDVLRRAVSGAAARSRGERGAATAGMTHAWLITGPPGSGRSNAGRAFAAALQCANEGCGECTECRTALTGAHPDISLIRTELLSIRVSEIRELIRRAAMSPTQGRWQVMVVEDADRLTEQAADALLKSIEEPSPRTVWVLCAPTVEDVVPTIRSRCRLLVLRTPPVGAVAEMLVRKLGVDAELASFAARAAQGHIGRARALARDEEVRARRTKVLELPFALRDLGACLKAAQQLAEAAKEEAKASAAAVDERERTELEQALGVGTKGARPREAAAAVKELEEQQKARAKRWERDVLDRSLVDLMALYRDVLVVQTGAGTELINAELRRSIDQFASRTTPEQTIRRIDALTACRQAIEGNVAPLLALEAMTIALFEG from the coding sequence ATGACGGTGTGGGACGACCTGGTCGGTCAGGAGCCCGCGGTCGACGTACTGCGGCGGGCGGTGTCGGGGGCCGCGGCCCGGTCGCGGGGGGAGCGCGGTGCGGCGACGGCCGGGATGACGCACGCGTGGCTGATCACCGGCCCGCCCGGATCCGGCCGGTCGAACGCGGGCCGCGCCTTCGCCGCCGCGCTCCAGTGCGCGAACGAGGGCTGCGGCGAGTGCACCGAGTGCCGGACGGCGCTCACCGGCGCCCACCCGGACATCTCCCTGATCCGTACCGAGCTGCTGTCGATCCGGGTCAGCGAGATCCGGGAGCTGATCCGCCGGGCGGCGATGAGCCCGACCCAGGGCCGCTGGCAGGTGATGGTGGTCGAGGACGCGGACCGGCTCACCGAGCAGGCCGCCGACGCGCTGCTGAAGAGCATCGAGGAGCCGTCGCCGCGCACGGTCTGGGTGCTGTGCGCCCCGACCGTCGAGGACGTGGTGCCGACGATCCGGTCCCGCTGCCGGCTGCTCGTCCTGCGCACCCCGCCGGTCGGCGCCGTCGCCGAGATGCTGGTCCGCAAGCTGGGCGTGGACGCCGAGCTGGCGAGCTTCGCCGCGCGGGCGGCGCAGGGACACATCGGCCGGGCCCGGGCGCTGGCGCGCGACGAGGAGGTGCGCGCCCGGCGGACGAAGGTGCTCGAGCTGCCGTTCGCGCTGCGCGACCTCGGGGCGTGCTTGAAGGCGGCGCAGCAGCTGGCCGAAGCCGCCAAGGAAGAGGCCAAGGCGAGCGCCGCGGCCGTCGACGAGCGGGAGCGGACCGAGCTGGAGCAGGCGCTCGGCGTCGGTACGAAGGGGGCCCGGCCGCGGGAGGCCGCGGCGGCGGTCAAGGAGCTCGAGGAGCAGCAGAAGGCCCGCGCGAAACGCTGGGAGCGGGACGTGCTGGACCGGTCGCTGGTCGACCTGATGGCGCTCTACCGCGACGTGCTGGTGGTGCAGACCGGCGCCGGCACCGAGCTGATCAACGCCGAGCTGCGCCGGTCGATCGACCAGTTCGCCTCCCGGACGACGCCTGAGCAGACGATCCGCCGCATCGACGCGCTGACCGCCTGCCGGCAGGCCATCGAGGGCAACGTGGCACCGCTGCTGGCCCTGGAAGCCATGACCATCGCGCTGTTCGAAGGCTGA